From Motacilla alba alba isolate MOTALB_02 chromosome 9, Motacilla_alba_V1.0_pri, whole genome shotgun sequence, a single genomic window includes:
- the RNF7 gene encoding RING-box protein 2 isoform X2, with protein MPSWHRLGVLPVLLEQRSRSRALSALSPPRLLAPRARPAARAAGGAALPPPPEGGAVALPPARPPRPRPSAMADVEDGDEPGAPHSLPGSAGSKAGAPDKMFSLKKWNAVAMWSWDVECDTCAICRVQMPVLDVKLKTNKKIVLWFGENAIIPSTIAACPCG; from the exons aggagccgCTCGCGGGCTCTGAGCGCGCTGTCTCCGCCGCGGCTCCTCGCCCCGCGGGCCCGTCCCGCTGCCCGCGCCGCGGGCGGGGctgcgctgccgccgccgccggaggGTGGCGCTGTGGCGCTGCCGCCCGCgcggccgccgcggccccgcccctccgCCATGGCCGACGTGGAGGACGGGGACGAGCCCGGCGCCCCCCACTCGCTGCCGGGCTCCGCGGGCTCCAAGGCGGGCGCCCCCGACAAGATGTTCTCGCTGAAGAAGTGGAACGCGGTGGCCATGTGGAGCTGGGACGTGGAGTGCGACACCTGCGCCATTTGCCGGGTGCAG ATGCCTGTCTTAGATGTcaagctgaaaacaaacaagaagatTGTGTTG tgGTTTGGGGAGAATGCAATCATTCCTTCCACAATTGCTGCATGTCCTTGTGGGTGA
- the RNF7 gene encoding RING-box protein 2 isoform X1, whose amino-acid sequence MADVEDGDEPGAPHSLPGSAGSKAGAPDKMFSLKKWNAVAMWSWDVECDTCAICRVQVMDACLRCQAENKQEDCVVVWGECNHSFHNCCMSLWVKQNNRCPLCQQDWVVQRIGK is encoded by the exons ATGGCCGACGTGGAGGACGGGGACGAGCCCGGCGCCCCCCACTCGCTGCCGGGCTCCGCGGGCTCCAAGGCGGGCGCCCCCGACAAGATGTTCTCGCTGAAGAAGTGGAACGCGGTGGCCATGTGGAGCTGGGACGTGGAGTGCGACACCTGCGCCATTTGCCGGGTGCAGGTCATGG ATGCCTGTCTTAGATGTcaagctgaaaacaaacaagaagatTGTGTTG tgGTTTGGGGAGAATGCAATCATTCCTTCCACAATTGCTGCATGTCCTTGTGGGTGAAACAGAATAAtcgctgtcccctctgccagcaggaCTGGGTAGTCCAGAGAATAGGCAAATAA
- the GRK7 gene encoding rhodopsin kinase GRK7, with product MQKQLVSLVFFRSPHPPLAGRSAVQLQHSSWASYSFCLNQALPPQGLAKMCDMGGLDNLIANTAYLQARKSGEGDTKEMQKRRKSLSLPKIEECKEHRESIAGDYDSICEQQPIGKKFFRDFLETVPEYLVARDFLDEVSNWELAEDNLKSSSMENIVTNFLKEGAKNYLSFMSSDLVSKCKAAAAKDYENIVQLAKEETKVFFKDKPFQDFQNSPFYDKFIQWKVFEKQPVTDKYFSEFRVLGKGGFGEVCAIQVKNTGKMYACKKLDKKRLKKKSGEKMALLEKEILEKVNSPFIVTLAYAYETKTHLCLVMSLMNGGDLKYHIYNVGERGLEMKRIIFYSAQITCGILHLHSIKIVYRDMKPENVLLDDNGNCRLSDLGLAVQVKEGKSINQRAGTNGYMAPEILKEEDYSYPVDWFAMGCTIYEMVAGRTPFKDFKEKVNKDEVRRRTLEDEVKFEHASFTEEAKDICKLFLAKKKEDRLGSRNEDDDPRKHSFFKTINFHRLEANLVDPPFVPDPSVVYAKDVADIADFSEIRGIEFDDKDKKFFKKFATGAVPIPWQEEIIETGLFDELNDPNRVVSGGYANGGEAKSGVCLLL from the exons ATGCAAAAGCAGTTAGTTTCCCTGGTGTTTTTCAGAAGCCCTCACCCACCACTAGCAGGGAGAAGTGCAGTGCAGctacagcacagctcctgggccaGTTACTCATTTTGTCTGAACCAGGCTCTGCCACCCCAAGGGCTTGCCAAGATGTGTGACATGGGGGGGCTCGACAACCTGATTGCCAACACTGCCTACCTCCAAGCAAGGAAGAGTGGAGAAGGAGACACCAAGGAAATGCAAAAGAGGCGTAAGAGCCTCTCGCTGCCCAAGATTGAGGAATGCAAAGAGCATAGAGAGTCCATTGCTGGTGATTATGACAGCATCTGTGAACAGCAGCCCATTGGCAAGAAATTCTTCAGAGACTTCTTAGAGACAGTGCCAGAATATTTGGTAGCTAGGGACTTCCTGGATGAGGTGTCAAACTGGGAGTTGGCAGAGGACAATCTCAAAAGCAGTAGCATGGAGAATATTGTCACCAATTTTCTTAAGGAAGGCGCCAAAAACTATCTGTCTTTCATGAGCTCTGACTTGGTCAGCaaatgcaaagcagctgctgcaaaagACTATGAGAACATCGTGCAGTTGGCCAAGGAGGAAACCAAAGTCTTCTTTAAAGACAAGCCCTTCCAGGACTTCCAGAACAGCCCCTTCTATGACAAATTCATCCAATGGAAAGTCTTTGAGAAGCAACCAGTAACTGATAAATACTTCTCGGAGTTCCGAGTGCTGGGTAAAGGTGGCTTTGGAGAG GTTTGTGCCATCCAGGTCAAAAATACTGGCAAGATGTATGCCTGCAAGAAACTGGATAAGAAAaggttgaaaaagaaaagtggagaGAAGATGGCACTGCTGGAGAAAGAGATCCTGGAGAAGGTCAACAGCCCTTTCATAGTCACACTAGCTTATGCCTATGAGACCAAAACCCATCTGTGTCTTGTTATGAGCCTCATGAATGGAGGGGATCTGAAGTATCACATCTACAATGTGGGAGAAAGGGgtttggaaatgaaaaggatCATCTTTTACTCAGCTCAGATCACCTGTGGGATTCTGCATCTCCATTCCATCAAAATTGTGTACCGGGATATGAAACCAGAGAATGTCCTCCTGGATGATAATGGGAATTGCAGACTGTCTGATCTTGGATTGGCAGTGCAAgtcaaagagggaaaaagcatCAACCAGAGG GCTGGGACAAATGGCTACATGGCTCCGGAAATCCTGAAGGAAGAGGACTACAGCTATCCCGTGGACTGGTTTGCTATGGGGTGTACTATTTATGAGATGGTTGCTGGGCGAACACCATTCAAGGATTTCAAGGAAAAGGTCAATAAGGATGAGGTTAGAAGAAGAACTCTGGAAGATGAGGTGAAATTTGAACATGCCAGCTTTACAGAGGAAGCGAAAGATATTTGCAAGCTGTTTCTGGCTAAGAAGAAGGAGGACCGTTTAGGAAGCAG GAATGAAGACGATGACCCAAGAAAACACAGCTTCTTCAAAACGATAAATTTCCACAGGTTAGAGGCAAACCTTGTTGACCCTCCATTTGTGCCAGATCCATCAGTTGTCTATGCCAAAGATGTTGCAGACATTGCTGACTTCTCTGAAATACGAGGAATTGAGTTTGATGACAAAGACAAGAAGTTCTTCAAAAAGTTTGCGACAGGTGCTGTCCCTATACCCTGGCAGGAAGAAATCATTGAAACGGGACTGTTTGACGAACTGAACGATCCCAACAGAGTCGTGTCTGGAGGTTATGCAAACGGAGGGGAAGCTAAGTCAGgagtttgtttgttgttgtaa